ACAAAACCGACATCAAATATATCAAAATTGGTTGAACTGTAGAAGTTTATGCTATACTATGTATGCTCAAAAGTAATAGTCCCTTGTTTAAATGTCGGTTGTTAAATGGATTCAACTTATATACATTGATAGTCTAAATAGAGTAATattttctccgacaatatcatttAACTTTTTTTGCAAGTACTTACCTGATTTTTCAGGTAATTAGTTTCTTTTAGGTGATGTGGATTTTATCGTTAGTATAGTATATAAGTTGTAAAAACACACGCACACACATAATAACCAGACACTAACATTACCGGATTCCAACTTTTTATTGTCAAAAAAAGTGAACATATAAACCTTTTGTGTCATGAAGTAGTAAATCACCTTGGATATGGTGAGGGCAGGACTCCACTGATCCTTAAGAATGTCCAAACAAATATTTCCATTATTGTTTATATTCGGATGGAAAACTCTGGTCCTGAAAGCCACCTGCCAACATATATGATCAACTTAATATCATCAGGCATTTGCTATTTccccttcttttctttctttccgtcTGTGTCCCTTTTTCTTTTAGTAGGAGGAAGGAAATGATTGTGTGAGACCAATTAAAGAACACACCTTGGGAGGTTTGAACGGGTAATCAGGGGGGAAATGGATAGTGACTTGGAAAACACCACCAGCATAAGGGCTTTCATTTGGACCTATAATAGTTGCTTGCCAGTGAAGCATATCCTGAGCTACTGGACCTGAAAAATATTATAACAGATCTTGAAAATTAGCTTTAACCAACAAACTCCTTAAACTAGTAGAAGTTTGCACTTGACAAATTTCCTAGTCTTCCCTTTGTGTCAATTTATGTATCTTACTTTCCCTTTTAATCTGCTTAAAAAGAATGTCACTTTCTATATTCAGTAAACTAACTCTTTAGTCACAATATCTCACATGACatatttaaaaccacaagatttcAAAAGGCATTTTGATACATTATATTGTACATAttaccacaagatttaaaagtaAAACTCCGTGTCTAATCAAATTAAATCACATaaaatgaaacggagggagtaatatttggTGCACCTGCACTGCATGAAGTAGGAGGGTCTCTTTGCAAGTCCCTTAGCTCCTTGAGAATTCTCCTCGATGCCATTAATACCACCACCAGTACTTAAGTTCAAAAGAGAATGATGATGAGAAGATTTGAGAAGTTAAAGCAGAGAAAAGATCAACTTGATGAACAAAGTTGGTTTTCTTAGTTTTACATATCCTCATAAGTAATGAAATGGAAGGGTATATATAAAGGAGCTAAGAGAAGAAACACAACTTTCTTTTCTTAAGTGGCCAGCCAGGTCACACATTGACATTGGTATTAGATTCTGTACCAGCAAGCACTGCACTCTTTAAACTTGAAAATGTACGATAATTGATTCTCGGCCGTGTGAAAAAACACAGAGATTATTCTTCAGAGTTGGACCGATTTGAAAACAATTAAATTTcccttagggcctgtttggaaagccacctggtaattggaattggtgtaattactagggtagtaattacacagcctagtaattacacagtagtgtaattacaacgacctgtttgtttgtcataacgtaattacagtgtaattacaagtgtactgtttggttgcacaaatgtaattacacagtcagtttaatttaaaaataaaatttaattataaaaaaattaaaattaatatttaaaaaatattgcctttataaatgatattaaattagttatttaataacacattgtttcttaaaaatatattaattaataatcatatatttgtaactaatattgtaacaaaaataattgatatatatttttcaaattaatatttaattttaattaattataaaacttaaaagaagactttttttgtgagaccgtcatagattggatgtttgacaaaaaaaaaatattaataaatataatgccataatatTATTcagatgtttgacacaaaaaatccatcaaatgtaagtgaaaaataaacaacatgcaatgtgaaagcaaataacttaaaattgaaaatataacctaaattcaaaatccaaaagaaaaagttcaacataatactcttatgtcaaattccaacattacataagtaagttccaacgtaacttaagtaaataattcaaaagaaaggaaaaatataagtctataaccccattcacaatgaaattatactttaataacgtcacctgttatatgtcaagtttgttaataactcattctttccaatattaagaggtgtagtttcaaatattagaacaataacacggttatgctaaatgaataaaataaaaaaataaaaaaaatacgagcaactGCATGGAAttacaagaagtaaaggttgggaatgaaaagaaagaaaatgaaaaataaataatataaaaagaaaaatacattttaaaaaataaaaatactaaaaaagtaaaaagaaaaaagaaaaaagaaattaaaataatagaaataaaaaaatatttaaaatcaaaaaaattaaaataatagaaataaaataaattaaaaataaaaatgaattaaagtaaaaaataaacagactaaaaagtaaccctgtaattacagggtgtaattacacccaattctcagcccccccttgagaattggagagtgtaattacaccctgtcaattacactcaattcccacctaactgtgtaattacctggtcaaacagacaggtcaaactgtgtaattacactcaattacacccaattctaaTTACCTGGgtgactttccaaacaggcccttagtgcTTTCCACTTTCCACTTTCCACTTTCCACTTTCCTCATTCAGCATCATTATATATTCGCTACTATTTGATTCATCCATTTCTCAAGAAACTGCTTAAAACTAGACTTATAATTAATTGCCCTAAATCGAAAAGTGCAAGTGAAAAAGTCGAACCAAATTGAACCGTGAACGCGGAATACCCTATGGGGTCGTTTAGTTGGGGAACAAGTTATCCCGGATTATATGCCCCGGTTGTTATCCCACCCTCTCACGTGGATAAAATAACGCTACAATCCCGGAATAACTAATTCCGAAAATTAGTTATACTGCAATTTTATCCCAGACAAACATGGaataaactcatctcaaatttaATCCGGGGATTAATTATCCCTTATCTCTCGTACCAAACCAGCCCTAAGTTCTTAGATATTGATGGATATTTACAAGATTTGTTTACTTACAAATTGCTCATTAGAATTGATCTTCTCAGCTCAAAAGTGGGGAAAAGGAACAAAAGAAGTTTAAATATTTCAATTTTGTAGGTTAGATGCTTCAAATCTTTACTCCATATAAGAGATTATAGTTGATATTCTTTTAAGAAAGGGGGTGGGTTGGGGAGGCATAAATTTGGTTAATGGACGGTATACATTATTCAAATATTGTGAGGCTGTGAATTGCACTGCATTTGAATGAATATACACCTTTTCCCCACCTTTCTGTATCATTGCCTTCCAATATTGAAGAATAGAAAACCATAGAAGTGAATGATGATCAATCAACTTTATGTTATCTTTGACCAAGTTTGATGAAACGCACTACTTCTTTTGGCACTATTAGAACAGGATTACAGCATCCATATATTGCACTGCTGTTTGCTGTTTACAAGATATGATTTGCATTTATTGAATTTGAAAAAGAGTCAGAAGAAATGGTTCGACCTCTTATTTTATATGTACCGATATTGTAAAGATTTTTCACACTATCAATGTAAACATGTGATAGCAGATTAATCACTTTACCAGATTACAATTAATGATCACTCGTAATAACTTTATGAGTGACTTAATTGTGTTGTAACAATTTTTATACTGTTATAGTGCAGAATCTTGTACCCCATTATAAAATATTACAAAGTCAAAGGATCTGACACATATTGTACTCAATTAAAATATGAATTCTACTAATCAAACTATAATTGATATCTGGCAATCAAGTTGCCACTTCATCCCATGTTTGTAGAGTCGATATGCTCCATTTGATTTTAATTATGAAACGAAAGTATCATAGGACTAGGGTCAACTATAGTATGCAATGTATTTGTTGTCCACGACCATTATAGAAAGAGCACCTAGTAGTGGATCACCTCGAATTACTTCTGGTATCTTATCTTTTTAGATTTTCAACTTTACAAACTTGTTCCTTTTCCCTTCTGACATAGAAAAAAGAAAGCCAAATGAAAAAGCAGAAGGGGTAGCTTTATGATCAGGCCAAGAAAATATACTAAATTGagaaggaaaaaaataaattcaaacgtttgttttttttttctttccaattttttcttttctcataCCACAACAAGAACTTAATGAATCAACGGAAAGAAAAAACGTAAAAGCAAGAGCAGAATGATACTTGAAAGAAAGTAATATATCACGTCTAATATGTTCAAAAGTTTTAAAAAGTGAATACAAGGAAAATATGAAGTCAACATTGCCGGGAAAATTTCTTTTTTCTAATTGGATTCTTTCAGTCATTAATACATAAAGCAAATCAAAACAGAGAGGGCACAATACAGTGGCCTACGACAAGGTGCTGTGACTAAACAATTAGGTATCACAGCAATACAGAAAACCGAGCCACCTGAGAATTCAAGAGATCGCTTGTAACTTTAAATGAGACATACATGGACCTCCTACTTCCCGAGACAAATGACAAAGGAATATGAGGGAGATATTACAAGGAGAACAGTGACCAGTAACATCATTGGACCTACTGTTGATCACAAAATTGAGCATGCCTTTTGGGACTTTCCCTTCTTTTTCTTCTGCTTGGGTGGCTGGAGCACGACCTTGATAGCAGCATCAAAGACTGCTTTCACATTCTGCAGCAAGGACGTTTCAACCATACACTTAACAAGAAACATCTAAAAAGTACTTCAGTGCAAAAAATAAGATACTCCACAGACAACATACCTGCTGTGTTTTTGAACTACATTCAATGTAAGAAGGTGCACCAATTGTTTTCCTCAGCTCCTCACCCTAAATGTTGAAACAGGGGGATTCAAAATAAGAGGTAAAAAGAAAAGAGCAAGCAAGGTATGTCCAGCCAAGCATCAAAGAGAGGAAGCATGCTGGTGATCCTACCTGAGCAGTAGTAATTGGCACAGCGCCAGGATGGTCTACGAAGAATTGCTTATCATCCCGAAGATCTGGTCCAAAACAGGCAGAAAGTAGGATAGTTAGGCCTTGATTCTTGAAAATCATCGGCAATAAAAACAAAATACCAAAGTATACAATTAAGTAATCTGAAAAGAAAAGCAATATGAAAAGAGAaacaaaataacaaaaaaatgaaaaacaagttACATTACAACAGAACGTCATAACATATGGAGCAAAATGGTGCATTTCAATAGCATGAAGAGAACAAGAAGAGAAACATATATGTATGACAAACCATGCCAATTCAAGCTTGCCCGGTATGGTGAGTAGACAATGAACTACTCCACACAAAGTGGGCATTCAAATTCAAACTCAACTGCCAGGCTACTCCTTGATTTTACTTCTATCTTTTAAAAGAGAGATTAATTTTGATCTATTAATTAAGCATTGCATTAGTACCTCTAGGCAGAGTTAATTCTTTCAACTCAATCAAAAATGAGTAAATTGAGCAAAAGTAACAAGATTACCCACATTTACTAACAACTAACCATTCACCAGCTTCACAAGATAGAAGGCCCACCATTCTCTTTGTTTGCTCTTCAGCAGTTTATATAAATCTCCTATCAGTTACTAAGAACACTAGATCAATCAATCAATTAACTACACCTTGATCCCAAATCCATTGAGGTCGGGCTATATGAATCATCTTTAGATCCATTCCACTCTATTTAGGTTCACTCAAAACTACAAGCTTTCGAAATTCACTTAACCAAGCAAGTTAGGTCATAGACTCATAGGTGCTGAAACATCCTTATATTTCCATGGCCTTTTCCGTCACTTAGTTCTTTTTATCACTCAGAACTGAAGAACAAATAGCAAAGATTGATGAGACAACTTGATGATCACCATATACATATAGATGAAACAAAATAAGATCAAATCATGTTTAATGGAATACTCACCAAGTTTTGTTCCAACAAGCACTATTGGGACACCGGGGGCATAATGCTTCAACTCAGGAATCCACTGGAAATATATAAACAAAACAAGCTTAATATTGGATAATCAGAAAAATCATCAACACAAAGGAAACAGAATGAGAAAGCTTACCTTCTTGGCAACATTTTCATAGCTGGCTTTACTAATGAGAGAGAATGCCAAAATGAAAACGTCAGCTCCACGGTAACTCAGAGGTCTTAACCTATTGTAATCCTCCTGTCCTGCAATCCGTATAAAAATCATCAGGCTCAATAAACTGCACATTAGAATTTTTCACAGTAGAGATATATGCATCGAATCAGAAGTTCATCAGCAAATGCATAGCAAATGATGTCTAAAATAGTTACCAGCAGTATCCCACAGCCCTAGGTTGACAGTACTCCCATTGACGACCACATTTGCACTGAAATTGTCGAACACAGTAGGCACATAATCCTGTCAAACGTTTCAATAAATGAGAGGAAAACAATTGATGAACATGACCAAGAACCTTCTCAGAATACACAACATACGGAATCCTCAATATGATAACACCACAACTTTCTCCAAAGCCACAATGATGTAAAGGCAGCAGATAGGGAACATTAATTGAAGTGATCCAAAAATCATCAAGTCAACACAATAGAGCAATATATTCCTTAGTTTTCTCACATTTACCGCTAATTATCACAGCTAGATTAAAAAAGGGGCACATAACAATGGAATTACAAAAGAAATCTAAAGCAAAATTGTGGGAACCACGAAACTTTCTCCAAGAGAACAAAGAACATGCAATTTTTATGACGTAATGAATTTGTAATAAGACATAAATTAGTACAGGTTAAAAAGTGGCCTGAAGCAAACAAATTTGTGAACCTGCCAAGATAACATTTTTATACCCCATATAGAAGTTgaataacaaaagaaagaaacCAAACCCCACCAGCAAACCAATGCCTAATAAAAGCAAACAACAATTATGTCTCAACAAGAGGGGAAAAAATAGAGGTCCCAATTCTTTTACAATGAATACCGTATAAATAAACATGCTCTTTTCAATCAATCCATTCATAAAACAAGAACAAcattaagaaaaaaataaaaatacaaaccGTGGGGAAGGTATTGCTGGTGTAAGAAATCAAGAGACACGTCTTTCCAACGGCACCATCACCCACAGTAACACATTTAATAAACCTTGAAGcactcatttttttttccaagctaCCCCTAAATATTCAAGAAAACCGACAACAACCCTCCTTTTCTCAGATCTTCTTAAAGAAGACCtgatcccaacaaaaaaaaataaaaaaaaaaatatagtgaaATGTGGTAtcttgttttcttttgttttaacCTCTCCAATTCCTTACAATGGCATGAAAACCCAGCAGAGAAGAAAACCGAGACATGCCAATAAATGGTGTTTCTTTTTTCACTTGGTGAGACCCTAACCCTAATTCTACGTAAAGGGGGGAATAGAATTGAATTGAGAGATAAATGTAGAAGAGGGGAAAGGGTGAATGGAAAAGGGTAAAGagagaaaatgaagagaaatgcaGATCTAATTAGAGGTAGAGAGAGAGAAAGGGTGAAAATAATACTAATGGGTGTTGTTcatctttgttttttcttttttggtgttATTATAAAGGAGACCTTTCTTTTAGCCGGGAAATAATGCCGTTGAAGTGTTCAATCAAATTATGTTTCTCTTTCTGTCTATCAGTTTGGTTTATTTatactaaaaaataaaaatacagtATTAATTAACCGTAGCAAAGTGACCTGAGTGCATGTGAATGATACATGTTATATTATTGTATTGAATTGGTTTAAACATCGTGGGTAAATAACAAAACAGAAAAAAAGGACATTAGAGCTTTAGTGATTCAGTAAATAGAGAGAAAAAACTCTATTTTTAAAACTCTTATATTCACGTTGGAAGTGGACTTAAGCATCTTTGGGTTATATATATAGACAACTTTGAACTCCATCTTTTTTTCCATCATTAAAAATTGATACTCAAGTACAATACAAGTCTTTCTATCGTACTTTACGACGTATATTATAATAAAACTAGGTTACTTACATGAGTTTCAATTTGAATGAATAATCCATTTAtttagttttattttttttactttcttaTTATTTTATCTTGAGATTCTAGACCATGATAATGAAATAATATTTACCAATTAATAATATAATAAGTCTGATTTTCAATGACAAACTTAGGATATGCTGTACTAGATATCCAAAATTTTCAAATTGGGTATCTCTCACTTTTAAGTCTAATCTTGATAGGCCATGTTCACGTTTGCCTCTTTAAATTTTCAAACTTGGTATCTCTCACTTTAAAGTTTAAAGAGTTTCTGGatttttttgtttcttatgaattcctcaaaagagaaaaataaaattcTCACCCTTTTTATTTCCAAAGGTCCCACCATATCTTTTCTAGACAAAAAGTACAAATCGTAGTGACAGTGTTGTGATTAATTTCCACCAACTAGTTAGTGCCTTGTATCAAAGCAGTAAGTTGGAAATTGTATTAGCCAGCGTTATATAGCTAACTCTGGAATATATGATACCTATTGTATAATAAAACATTTTTTGGTTGGAAATTTATACTTGGTCCCCAAACTGCGTCTGTCGATCTAAACGGCAGAGTAATGAAGTGCCTGAATTCCAAATAATCATTTGCCACAATTATGAAATAGATTTCCACTACCTGATCATATTACTGCTAGAAATTGGAGTTCAGTGAAAGATGTGCACCTATCATTTTCTTCTGTTTTCCTTTTCATATTTTTCTCCCAAGCCATTCTTCCATTTGACATTAATTTGATATCATCATTGAACAAAAGTAATAGTAGTACTAACTGATTATAAGAGAGTTAGCATTAGTTATTATGAATTGACAGAGTGATTTAAGACGATTGAGACCACCGCAATTAATACTAAAAATTGACGCTACTAGTAGGCGCCTATAACTTTATCAATATTTGTTAGGTACAAGCTTTTTTAGAATGACAATTTGGTGCAACAACTGCAACCATGTTCTCACGGAATTGTTTGCTTAATTTAGTGGCCAAATTCCAGCTGTTTAAAGGAGGTACCTAGCAGGTGGATATTGGTTCACAAGAAATCCCAACATAGAGGTATTAATTGAAAAGAATCAGTCACTAAATTCAAGTCCAGTTGTCTAATTGAAGTGGCCAAATAGCAAATTCCTCCATAAGTAGCTGTAAGTTTACATGTTTGACCAAAAATATAAGTACATGGGACTAATTTTATCATCATTCGTGGAATGAACAGCTAAAAAAGAACAGCATTTGATTCAGCAAGTATACTAATTGAAAAGACAACCCATccattatgaatattattagcaGATACAACAGTATGGGGCTCCACTATTAAGCCAATGTCCAAATCGATAAAGCCCTACAAGTATAATGAATAATTGACAGCGTAAAAATACACACACAAATGCTGTATACAAAACATTTGAAAGCTCGAGATATTATTACACTAACCAAGGGTAAGAACCAGCAAAAAGGCATCTAGTATTTCATGGAGGGCATGAGCATACCTCCAAGTGAAAACTGCCCACAACCTTGAGCCACCTTTTCAGAGGAGGACTAAGGGTTTCAGCAGATCACCAGCGCTTGTATTTTAACCGAGCAAATTACCTCTATGTCACAACCACGATTGATTAAGATTTGGAAAATGCACGCAGTGTTTCGTCAAGGGCCTTCTGGTCATATTCACCTGTAAAGACACAGTTACCTAGTGGACCTTTTAGAAGTATCAGTCTTAGCTTCCCATCTGCCACTTTTTTATCAACCTGACAcccaaaacaacaaaatcaatggTTGAAGCAATGACTTCTAACTATTAAGAGCTCAAAAAACTAGTGACTCTTACAGCCATGATAGACTTGAACATTTCCACAGTCATAGTCTCTGGAGGTGAAGTCGGCAACTTTGCCTGTTGTAAGATCTTGTGCACCCTCTCTACCAGTGAATCATCAATCCAACCAAGGCGGCGTGACATGTCAACAGCCATGACCTGAAAGAAATTTGTAACTAGTTCATGCATCACGTACACTAATATAAAGTTGTCCCTCTATTTTCTTATGCTTTCTCCTTGTTTCACGTTTCGCTGAGAAGCTGTCTAGTAGGGGAAGAGACAACTTGCATAGGAGGTGATGGAAGTATGAAAACCATACCGTGCCAGCAGCAACTGCTTCTCCATGAAGCCACTGCCCATAGCCAAAGCCAGTCTCAACTGCCTGCAAGTGAGAGGATATTACCTCAAGAAATTACTTTAACAGAAGCCTATGTAACATTTGATATTATCCTTAAGATACAAAGATTTGATTGTTTGACCATCAACAAAAGCATTCCTTTCCAAACAAGGTAGTAGAGACTTCCAGCCAAGCGTCAAAGTCCCTTGAGCATTTTAAGATGAAGACAAACAAAACATTGAAACTTACGAACTGGCATAAAGTAGTAATGACACAACTGTTTCCTTTAACAATGGTAGACTTAACTCTTAACAGGCAAACAAACAAGTCAATGATGAGACACCAAGAAATGGTCATCAAGCTCCTGTAAAATAGCAGCAAAAGGAATGCACAACAATTGTCAAACACTTACATGACCAAAGGTATGACCCAAGTTCAAAGTTGCCCTCAGTCCGCTTTCTTTCTCATCTTGAGAAACAACATCTGCTTTGTTTTCACAGGAACGCTTGATAGCATAGGTAAACGCAGCGGGGTCCCTGGAAAAGCATAACCGTTTTCAGTAACGTGTGAAATTGCATCAGATAGCCAGCTTACATTACTCTTAGCAAGTATGAAAGCTTCAGGTTATGATATGGATGACTCAGTTCGAGTCATACGAACATTGCTGTAATACTTGTGACACCAGCTTGAGTTTCGACTTATCCAGAAAAGGTTATGATATGAGAAAATAATAACATTTATATTTATGCAGGGATGTTAAATACAAAAGAAGAGAAACTTCCAATTGATGCACAATATAAAGCTAAAAAGATTTAACACATTCCTAACCAATGGGTGGGCCACATAACTCCTCCACTCGGATTCCTCTATTTCTCAGCAGGGTGTTTTACATTCTTAATGGGCCATATAAGATGGTAGAAAATTTTAGCTTTGTGCCTATGTAAGTCTCTTTCTAGAGATGAAGCTGGACAAAACTAAAAGTTGGCAATCGACTACTCAATGACAtataaataataattattgtttACCTTGCTAATAATAATGGCATATTCTGTTCTTGCCACTCAAAAAACTCAGCGTCTCTAATAAGTCCATATTTTATCACCTCTGCAAGGCCAGATGCTAATTCTCTATCTGGTAAAGTATTCAAGGTTTCCGTGTCTACAAGCACACACTGCGGTTGGTAGAATGCTCCAATCATATTTTTACCAAGCGGATGGTTTATTCCAGTTTTGCCTCCAACAGAAGAATCTACCTAAAGACATTGGGCCAAAGAACAGGATACAAAAGTTAGCCTACTAAAGAGAAGAATCCATAGTCATCAAACTAGAAGACATAATGTGTAACTGTAATGTCCATCTGATATGCATGGAATTGATTATAGAAAACAAAAAAATCAGAGAACCTATGGCCAAAGAACAGGATATAAGAGTTAGCATCACTAAGTGAAGAATCCATACTCATATCAAACTAGATACAATAATGCACATTTCAAGTCACATGTAATTGGTTATAGAAAAGAGAAAAACTCAGCGAACCTGTGCCATAACAGTGGTAGGAATCTGAATAAAATTAACTCCACGGAGGTAGGAAGCGGCGGCATATCCACACATGTCACCTATGACTCCACCACCGAGGGCGACGAATGTACAACGACGGTCCAGCCTTGATTCAATGGCTTTATCAAAGACTTTCATAAGAGTTTCCTGAAATAGCATATTGGCAACGTCACATAAACCTTATAGATAAAATGTTTCTCCTGAAACTCATATTCTTGAAGCCCAAAGCTGCTTACCATGTTTTTAAATTGCTCACCATCTGGCAAAATGACACTTTCTACAGTAACGTTAGGGTTTCCATCTGTCAAAGCGCGTATAGTTTTATCGAGATATAGAGGAGCAACTGTAGTGTTAGTAACTACAAGGACTCTCTTCCCATGAATATGTCTGCAAATAAGACAGAAGGAAATTAAACATGGAAATTCACAAGAAGTCGCAAACGAATATACAGACACACACACAACATAGAGAAAGTTCCAAAATAAAACTGGAAACAACTCAAGTTAGGCCAAAAAATATTATAATGATCGATCAAATGGGTTTCTTAATTTCCTTTGAATAAGTAAAAACAACCAATCAACAATCAAATGAAACCAAAACTCTGAGATTTTCATATTTCTTTCTGAAAACTTATAAATCAATATCCACATAAATCAGCAAATGAAACCATAACCTTGAGAGTGAGAAATATTTTGTATTAGTGCTAAGCAACCCGGACTAGCACAATCCAATATTATTTGGTCCTCCGGACCAGTTTGGCCCTCTTTTATAGGAAAGCGGGGCTCACAGTGACAGGCAACAGTAACATTCGTTCACCTCACTacctttttattttgttgttttctGTATCCATTTATGCTTGGTCATTTTTTACTACAAAAACGAAAAGCTATTGTTGTAAGCCTGTAACAACATTCTAGGTTTTACTGCTGGATGTCAATATGTTGATTTCAATACATCTCATGTTGCAAAGTGGCAGATTAACTAATTGTGACTTGTGAGTCACTTTCATGCCGTGACAGCTTGTAATGGACTATGTTTTCATGAAAATCATTGGTCCAGAGAGAGAAGGTTTGTGTATAAATTGTTAATCTTCATTTATATGCACCTTCACCAACTAATCTTTATATGCATCATAAAAATAACACGTTTTTGAGCGCATTCCTATCGCTTTTACATACAAAGAAGACTATAAGTCAAGCTAACCCATCatttataactttttttttataggTAACCCATCCTTTATAACTAGCGCCGCATGTGCACTTTACCAATCTCTGCTCACGTTTTGTACCATACTTGCGCAATGTGATAGAAGGTTTACAGGAAATCCAATATTCATGAGTTCTGATAACACTACCAGTATATTGTGAAAATACATGTCGTTTGAAAACTCTATTAAGACGTAGCTAAAATTCCATTGGAACCAACTATAGGAACAGAAAATGAAGAACTTTTAGGAGGTACTGAATTCATTGCCCAGCGAGTAGACCCTTCTCTCCCCTACTTTAATTGTAAGCTGGTGTTGCATGTAGGGGGAGGATGGTGATCAGTTGCTGTCACACTGTAAAGTGGCCTCACAGTTTTGGGCGGTAGTTCTCTTTGTTTGACATCGATGGAGTGCACCGATAGACAGTGTTAGAGGTTATGGCGAGTTGAAGGATAAGGGAGTTGGCGAAAGCATATTGGACCGCTAATCCACCATGCGTTTTTGGTTTATATGAAATGAAAGGAATGGAAGGATGTTCCAAGGCAACAAGAGAAGTGTAAT
Above is a genomic segment from Lycium barbarum isolate Lr01 chromosome 12, ASM1917538v2, whole genome shotgun sequence containing:
- the LOC132621097 gene encoding ubiquitin-conjugating enzyme E2 10-like; translation: MASRRILKELRDLQRDPPTSCSAGPVAQDMLHWQATIIGPNESPYAGGVFQVTIHFPPDYPFKPPKVAFRTRVFHPNINNNGNICLDILKDQWSPALTISKVLLSICSLLTDPNPDDPLVPEIAHMCKTDKNKYESMARSWTQKYAMN
- the LOC132621231 gene encoding rac-like GTP-binding protein ARAC11, which gives rise to MSASRFIKCVTVGDGAVGKTCLLISYTSNTFPTDYVPTVFDNFSANVVVNGSTVNLGLWDTAGQEDYNRLRPLSYRGADVFILAFSLISKASYENVAKKWIPELKHYAPGVPIVLVGTKLDLRDDKQFFVDHPGAVPITTAQGEELRKTIGAPSYIECSSKTQQNVKAVFDAAIKVVLQPPKQKKKKGKSQKACSIL
- the LOC132621230 gene encoding 3-dehydroquinate synthase, chloroplastic, which encodes MASSFCPKQALSFTSSAHQLHQSKAIPRDIHVRFPAAGSLPCSKCVLKSKATRLKVLATSATKVMDKSPSKASSETPTVVEVDLGNRSYPIYIGAGILDQPDLLQRHIHGKRVLVVTNTTVAPLYLDKTIRALTDGNPNVTVESVILPDGEQFKNMETLMKVFDKAIESRLDRRCTFVALGGGVIGDMCGYAAASYLRGVNFIQIPTTVMAQVDSSVGGKTGINHPLGKNMIGAFYQPQCVLVDTETLNTLPDRELASGLAEVIKYGLIRDAEFFEWQEQNMPLLLARDPAAFTYAIKRSCENKADVVSQDEKESGLRATLNLGHTFGHAVETGFGYGQWLHGEAVAAGTVMAVDMSRRLGWIDDSLVERVHKILQQAKLPTSPPETMTVEMFKSIMAVDKKVADGKLRLILLKGPLGNCVFTGEYDQKALDETLRAFSKS